Genomic window (Marinobacter fonticola):
AAGGCCCTCAAGGCTTGCCCGAAGGGGCTTGCCCTGAGAGCCGTTCCCCGCGTTGCGGCTTCTTGAAAGGCAACCAGCCTTCCTGCGGCGCCGCGCCTTGATTCCGGCTCTCAGGGCAAGCCAGAATCGCCAATAGACTTAATCAGAGGTTCTCTAATTCTCCGGTGTCTGAAAGGCGCCTCTTGCGGACGCGCGCGTCAATGTAGCCGATCGTTCTAGCAATGGAAATCATATGCGGCGTTTGCGGATTATGACGGTCCAGCGGAAGGTCGCTATACTCATCGTTTATAATCCCGAAATAAGACGGGCCGCCTCACGCTGGCACGTCGTTCTGACACGAAAGGAAAGACCATGAGCGACCTGAAGACCCAATTCAACGACGCAGTAAACTACATCCAGAATGCCGAAGGCGACTTCAAACCCTCGAACGAGCTCAAACTGGAGTTCTATGCCCTCTATAAGCAGGCGACTGAGGGTGATGTTAGCGGCAAGAAGCCCGGAATGCTGGATGTGGTTGGGCGCGCCAAGTACAACGCGTGGGAAGAGAAAAAAGGAATGTCCAGCGAGCAAGCCATGCAGAATTATGTCGATCAGCTGGAATCTTTGAAGAACGGCTAAACCGACGCTTCTCTGCCTGGCGGCCCAACAACGGCGCCGTCAGGCTGTCTTCTTAAAGACCTTCTCCCACCTCCGTGTTCCAATCTGTAAATCAAGGATGTCTCATTCAAACGTTTGTCATAGAATACTGCCACTCTAAAAACAAGAAACCCACAGGATCTAAGACGTAATCATGAGCATGACCGAAGCGCTGGACCAAAGTCAGTCCGGCCTATTGTCGCGCGTTCATCGCGCTATCCAGCTACACAAACTCAATCAGCGCACCGAGCAGACCTATTTGCACTGGATCAGCCGTTACGTGGTTTTTCATGACCTGAAAAATCCCGCGGAATTGGGCGACCAGGAACAGCAGCTTTTTCTTGGCTACCTGCAGCAGCGCATGCGCGTTTCACGTGCACGGTTGAACCAGGCCAAACAAGCCCTCGCATTCTTTTACGAAGAAGTGCTCGGGCAAGCGCCGCCGACCGCGACTGCTGGCTAGGATAAATCACCCTGGCGAACAGCCACGATAACGAGTGCTCAACGATCCCTCAGGTTCGCATTCAAAGTATCGTAAGTGCGGTTTTCCGGCGGCCGGATGACATAGTTATTGCCAAAGGTCTGGCCCGGGACGCTCTTCGGATTGCTGAAACGAATCTCAACGGGGATTTCGTAACGTCCAAGGTCGGTACGATCGTCACGCGGCTGGAAGGCCAACGGGTCCAGGTAGTAGTCCTCGTCGGGCTGCGTTACTGGCCGCGCCGGAATACCGGCTGCGGGCGCCGCGAGACCACCTTCGATAATGGTCTCTGACAGCGCACTTTGATCCAGGGACTCGAAGGGAATGGTATGCATGGTGGAACGCTCTTCATACGTGAAGGCGCCGTTCGCAGCCTGTGCATTGACGTCCGCGGCGAACATGCCTGCTAATAACAGGCCGATTGCTCGGCGGGTCGTTCTCTGACGTTTCGACTGGACGGAGTACATGGCCGGGTCCCTGGACAGTGACGTGTTCAAGCCGTCGTTGTTCGAGTGAAGACCTATGTCATCAATAACGTCATGACGGCGAATCATTGAACAGCTTATCGCCAATTAAATCAGCCGTTTTAACTATTCGCGAAAATTGTGACCATGTTCACTTCACCGTCAAGCGTTGGCCTTTGGGGACAATTCATAGCGAATATCGACGATCAGGTAATGCATCAGGCCGTCCGGGGCACGGAACTCTATCTCGTCGTCCAGCCGCCGACCTAGCAACGCCCGAGCCAGAGGCGCATCGACACTCAGGTAGCCTTTGGACAAGTCGAATTCATCGGGACCGACCAAGCGGTACTCCCGGATTTGACCCGCTTCGTCTTCCAAGGTCACCCAGGCCCCGAAAAAAATCCTTCCCTTATCCTCCGGCAACCGGTCGACGATCGTTAGTTCGTCCAGACGCTTGGTCAGGAAACGGACACGACGATCGATTTCGCGTAACTGCTTCTTGCCGTAGATGTATTCGGCGTTTTCGGAACGATCGCCCAGTGCTGCGGCATCACGCACGGCCTGAGTGACTTCCGGACGTTTTTCCTTCCACAGATAGCGCAGTTCCTCACGCAATGCCTGTTCGCCTTGTGGCGTGATGTAGCGGGCGCGGGCGCGCCCCGATCCGGGTTTTTGGGCCATCTGGGAATCCTGCCGCTGAAAACTGCAATTTTGGCGTCGCCGCCCCTGATCGTGCAACCCAAAGCCCTTACACGTTATCGGCAGACATAAAAAAACCCCGCTGGTGGGCGAGGTTAAGGCTAGCGCTGTGCTGGAGGGAGCAATAGCAATATGGAAGGGATTCCATATCGGCTATTGCCT
Coding sequences:
- a CDS encoding site-specific integrase, whose product is MSMTEALDQSQSGLLSRVHRAIQLHKLNQRTEQTYLHWISRYVVFHDLKNPAELGDQEQQLFLGYLQQRMRVSRARLNQAKQALAFFYEEVLGQAPPTATAG
- a CDS encoding acyl-CoA-binding protein produces the protein MSDLKTQFNDAVNYIQNAEGDFKPSNELKLEFYALYKQATEGDVSGKKPGMLDVVGRAKYNAWEEKKGMSSEQAMQNYVDQLESLKNG
- the greB gene encoding transcription elongation factor GreB, producing the protein MAQKPGSGRARARYITPQGEQALREELRYLWKEKRPEVTQAVRDAAALGDRSENAEYIYGKKQLREIDRRVRFLTKRLDELTIVDRLPEDKGRIFFGAWVTLEDEAGQIREYRLVGPDEFDLSKGYLSVDAPLARALLGRRLDDEIEFRAPDGLMHYLIVDIRYELSPKANA